CATCCTCCAATGCATATATAATCTGCTTCATAAAATCTCTCCGTATCCTGTCTTGTTTTTTTGCTTAAAGGTCATACATCTCTGTGGATTCTCATAAAAAAACTTGTGAAAAAGCTTCTCTCCCTCCAGTCCCGATTTCTCTGCCATTTCCTTAAACTGTATCTGGAACCAATCAAATACATATCCAAGCCCCAATCCAAACTGATAATGACGGTAATATGATTTTCTCGCCATATCTCCGGAAATAAGAATCTGATCTTCATACCCTTCCTTCACCAGTGTCAG
The Anaerotignum faecicola genome window above contains:
- a CDS encoding phosphotriesterase, which encodes IELLKAVGVSLENVSFGHMDRNMDLWYHRRIADTGAYLCFDGIGKTKYHTESSLITHILTLVKEGYEDQILISGDMARKSYYRHYQFGLGLGYVFDWFQIQFKEMAEKSGLEGEKLFHKFFYENPQRCMTFKQKNKTGYGEIL